A window of Parambassis ranga chromosome 10, fParRan2.1, whole genome shotgun sequence contains these coding sequences:
- the LOC114442164 gene encoding ubiquitin-conjugating enzyme E2 A has protein sequence MSTPARRRLMRDFKRLQEDPPAGVSGAPSENNIMVWNAVIFGPEGTPFEDGTFKLTIEFTEEYPNKPPTVRFVSKMFHPNVYADGSICLDILQNRWSPTYDVSSILTSIQSLLDEPNPNSPANSQAAQLYQENKREYEKRVSAIVEQSWRDC, from the exons ATGTCAACTCCAGCAAGACGACGTTTAATGAGAGATTTTAAACG GCTGCAAGAGGATCCTCCTGCTGGAGTTAGTGGAGCCCCATCAGAAAACAATATCATGGTGTGGAACGCTGTCATTTTTGG ACCAGAGGGAACACCTTTTGAAGATG GAACCTTCAAACTTACCATTGAATTTACAGAGGAATATCCAAATAAACCTCCAACAGTGCGATTTGTCTCCAAAATGTTTCATCCAAATG TGTATGCAGATGGAAGCATATGCTTAGATATACTTCAGAATCGCTGGAGTCCAACCTATGATGTCTCTTCAATCTTAACTTCTATACAG tcttTACTGGATGAGCCAAACCCAAACAGTCCTGCCAACAGCCAGGCGGCCCAGCTCTACCAGGAAAACAAACGGGAGTACGAGAAGAGGGTTTCTGCTATCGTAGAACAGAGTTGGCGTGACTGTTGA